The nucleotide window CAGCCATCCTTTGGCAACAATACGTCTAATCTCAAGAAATTCTAGAAACACACTCTTTTTAACACATTATCTATTATTGGctgaattttattgaaaatcacaattttgtttATCACACTTCTCATTTGATGAACTCTACTTATGGTTTTGTGATttgcaataaatttttaatcattaatagGTTGTTAGAGAGTATATTGTTAGCGATATTCTAATCTCAAATAAGGAATGCTAtatatagaaattttttatacaaaattgcTTCAGACAAACGCTTGTTTAATTGAATGGGACAAGGAATTACATTACATCAAATGAGGATCCTAACCATATAAAAGACTTTATGTGATTGATTAATGTAATATTGTAATGCAGATCCTActtgttttatataaatttatgtaaaatttccTGTACAGTTAAGATTTGcttctcaaatattttttcagCATGTCAACTAGCGCATCAGTCATCCCTCACATTACAGGTAAAGAGTGTTCATGGACATGGTTGTCACAAGTCTATTGAGTTTCCAGGAATATGTATTAACCAATGCatcaaaaagacaaaaacaaaatatttacctTGATAATACTGCCCGTGCTTCAATCATAAGTTGTTCAAATTCAGTCACGTCAAATGGCACCGGGTCATCACTGCCAGAGGTTGTGGAATACGGTCTAACATCTTCAGGTATCATATACTTTATCCAGGAATTTGGAGTCCCCATGCTCATGAAGGTGTTGAGTATCTGCATGATAGTTTCATGAAGCGTTGTGCTGTTGAAGAAAGTACTCAACTGCTTTCTGCACATCGAAATTATCTATAACCAATTTAAAACGAGTCTTGATCATTAATCTATAATATATGTTTGATTCAATAAAGAATGTCAATacttccaagttccaactcaATGATTACCTTTAATGGTTGACCTTGACCACCCTCTATTCACACACAATGAGATTAAGTGAGGCACAATTTTTGGTGAActatttgattatatattaaCTGCTAACTTCTACAGTAGGCTGCCTAAGGGTTGCATTAATGTGTTAATGTTGCTAAACTTTGATTTTCATCAAGTTCATTAACAATTCATGTAGGTATTTAATAACAATATTGATGGTTAAActgaaagcaaatgaaaactcTGGGTCTCGATTCAGAAACTTAATCAAGAACAGATTCAAAGCTTGAGAAGTTTTAATACATAGACTTAGCTACTGACAATTCTTATGCCCgttgatagaaaaataaattcctATCCTACAGCCTCAACTACTCACAATCAAGATTGTTCTATATCTTgtagaaaaaagttaaaagttaatgtttaTATATCTGAGACAAGATTTATAATGATTGATAGATTCAATTCACAAATTGTTGatcatcaaattaatgaaagaaaCATCACCCTTTGAGAACTTCTTTTGTTGCTGCTTCCATATCAGAAATCAAGGCAGGCATACCATGCTGAGAGAGAAAATCAACACTATCTAGAAATTTCTTCTGGTCCTCCCTATCGACCACATCTCCACTTTCCTGCATATACAGAAacagttaagaaaagaaagttaCTTTCAGTTATAATGAGGCATGTCATATGTCAATTTGATAAAAGGTATATTTAAATAGAAGTTGAATTATGACTCTTTTGCTGTGATTAAAAGTTGATCGTAAAGACAATAACACATTCCCCAAAGAATTTGACAGGAAAGATTTGAAATTCTGATTTACCCTGAGATTTAATCCATGTGTACTGTTGTTTAAATCAAATAAGCAAAAGCCTCAATTTTAACAACAGAACctttgtccaaaaaaaaaaaaaaacagaacataGTTCCAAATCCCTCTCTTCCCCCTTCATCCCAAAAATAAGTTCATCATTCAAATACAATCTTAagataacaaaagaaaacccccagcacaaaaagaaaataaaaataaacaaaaaaagatgaGACCCTATGAGGCTATGAAGCATGGAAACTGGATTTGACATCAACACAGCTAATGTAAAAAATGTAGAGcattatatttatatcaaataaagttaaatgtaattatataaGCAACATAACAAAAGAtgtcaaataataattaaaatttgtatgttcttgtatatgcATATGATAATGAGGCTCAGAAAAGCACACCGAGAgtcctaattttttaatattttatactacATTTTAAACTGAATTTttcaatgttaaaaaatatttaattttttttatagtactaGTATCCTCAAGGGAATGAGGAGTATCCAACATGTGTCCTATAAGTGTTAGGCGGAGGTGTCTGTTGGGGAATTCGAGCGAAGTAAACACTGGAGAGATTTACATTAATGAGCCATGAGCAATCACATAAGAAAATttgacaccacactttaaccTAAAACCTTAAGactcaggtttatgggtcttctccttACTTATATAGTGTTCAACTTTTTCAATTCTACTTGATGCGGgatttcacctcacacttgtctCTAATAGTGTCAATGCTACAAACGTGTCTAACACTCCAACACCTCAAGTTATAGAAGTGTCTATGCTTCATATACCTTTCAATATATTCACTAATAATTGGTTTCTATATCTCAGCTGcctaaccatttttttttttctgaactgTGATCAATTATCCAAGCCACAAGTTACACAAATAGTAAACAAAACATATGATAACTgtgaaatttgagttaatttgatagtcaattttgccTAAGAATGATTGCAATTTCTTcactttactattatttttaatgagataatgaagaaattaatatctttgttattttttatcaacagaagtaaaaaaaaagaagatttcaagtgctttagaggaaaattgatgtaaaaactggaagaaaaaatcttgaagaaaagttggaagaatTGGACATAAGCTAGGCTTACCGCACAccctcgcttagcgcacaggccAGGCTTAGTGCACACTTTCACTTAGCGGGCAAGCTCAGGTTTAGCGCGAAGAAGGTCCACGAAAAAGTTCAaaggtgcgcttagcgcaacattTAGTGCTAAGCGCATAACCACCTCGCTGAGCCCAGAAGATACGCGCTTAGCACGAAGTCACCGTGAACAAGTAAGCTACCTTTGATCTATAAAAGGAGGAGGAAGCACAAGGGGAAGACACGTGGAGTCTCAAAGCTCTCTATCGAAGATATTCGCCTAAGCATCTCTAATAGGGAAAACCTTTTTTCGATGTCCATTATCCCCTTCTCAAAGCTCTCCATCCCTCTTTTTCTATCCACCTCAACCCCTAaagtgtaaagtctctcatTGCAATGAGAGACTAAACCCTATTGTTGGGAGTCTAGCAGCCAAATGCCCTATGTAATATTTCcatactatctatttaatgcaatgctaatttttattatttttttcctgtgTTTTATTGGATGGCCTGATCATCCTTGTATTAGTTTTAAGGATTATACATTGGGAAATGATTTTTAAAGAAGACATCTAAACAAttcattgctagggatagagTGATTTTGTTTTGTCTCTGCATACATCTTCATACTTCATGCAATTTACTATTCTATCTTTGCAATGTGATTTGGGTGAGAGATTCTTCATCATAAGGGATCAGGGTTGAGTGTCTTAGTAGATGTgggatgaaaattgaaaaagcattaaatagataaaaacattaatattgcaTCAAGGATAGTTAGGCATGCTAAGCCCCAACACATTTTAAAGTCTGAATCTTTAAGcattattatctttatcttctacatttcttatattttatcctaatctcttatctctttaaatttttatcttatttcctaatcttctattttaaatttcttatccttCTTATCCCttactttctttaaattttacatttaaatttcttatctcttgattgtaaattgggtttgcatcgatctaattataaacaaagttcatgtggattcgacactcggacttttaaatactttattacTTGAGATAATTTGATGTACTTGTCAATGAGTTAACAATGTACTACCTTATACTCACAAAAATCACTAATCATGTTAACTCAATTTTGGATATGATAAACGGGTAATATTGTGTtgtgtcataaaaaaatttcatttctcACTCATTCCCTTAGCAAACAGACAGACAGAAATCAATAATTCCATCACCACAAACCCCTCTGAAAATCCAAAATGCCCTAAAACCATGCCTTCTGTTGGATAACATCTAGATATTATAGGTGATACAACATATCCTTTAACAGAGAATGATATGGGTTCCTTCATACTACTTATATGCCAAAAGCATCCTAACAACAGTCAACGGCAATATTCAGTAAGAGCAATATTCGTgtacaaaaagaaagaagaaagacagTTATTCTTACTACTGAATCAGAGATTCCAAGGCTTCGTGCTGTATCAATGTATAAATGCCTTCCTAGTATATTGACTTGAACTTTTGTATATAAGCTAAGCATTGTTGTAGCCCATACTGACAATGTCATTCTTGTAAAACCTAGGGAAAAACAAATTGCACAGGTTAATTAACACCACAAAGCTATAGGTATAATAAATGTGGAATCCAATACCAGATTCATACTTAGAATTTTGAGTCTACTCCATAAATCTAGTTTCTCTGATTGGGTTAAGGTGTTTGGTTGACCCTTTCCTTGTATTAACCTTTCAAGAAGGTGAGAAAGATCCAACTCTTCTGTGATCCGACAACTTAACTCGTGCATAGCATGCGGCAATGTTACATCAGACATCCTCTGAATATTCTCAAAGTGAGCTTGCATCCTatcattatcaattaaaaataaaaagcatgcCATCAGCATTTCTTCTCTATAAAAAGGAGGTTAGAAAttcatgatgaaaaaaaaactatctgtgtaataatctatataaaaaaaaatgaaacacttAAGTTAGGTATTTCACTAAACTGAGCCTTCATAAGCTCCTCAGTTTCCCTCTGAACTGCGAGTTCTCTTTCAAGTTCCTGAACCCCATGCCTGTGAGCACCGTAGAGCTTATACAAAAGATACCCACTTCCTAAAACACCAACAGTGACGAAAACCTTCCTCCTATGCCGCCTCCAAAAATCCCTAAAACACAGTAatcaaaatagttaaaaaagaagCCTCCAAAATAATGCAGGAAAGCATAGAGGACAATAACGAAGATGCAAACAATTAAAGACACGCTCAACATTTTGGTCACAATTGAATAACAAAAAACAAGCCAAGTTTACAAATTTCAGTCACAATAATCAAATTGTGCATCAAACATTAAGCAAGGAGCTAGAAATGTTGTTGAGAGAGAATGAATTAAAGAGGCAGACCCAGATAAAGGATTGCATCAAAGGCAGATACTTTACCTCACAGAAAGCATTCTGAAGATACTATGAAGAACGAAAATCAGTGATAATCTATGGCAAGGCCCAAAACTCAGGGTAGAGGGGAGCAATGGAATTAAGAAAGTGATTAAGAAGGAAGAAGCATGGGAATATAATAGAAGGATTAAAAATGCAGAAAAGCAAGTAGGTGGGTGGGTGGGTGGTCTTGGGTTTGGGGCACAGATACTGAGACAAAGAAATGGAGGAAGTGACTTGGGCGAGGGTGCTAGGTAGCTAGCTCAGCCTCGAGCACTCAGAAATGAATCAGGGGAATGGGGTCGGAAAGAatcaaaacattaaatattaaattcaaatggttagttaatttttttttcttttaaaaaatggtcAGTTTTAGTATTACGgtaaaatataaaag belongs to Glycine soja cultivar W05 chromosome 5, ASM419377v2, whole genome shotgun sequence and includes:
- the LOC114413710 gene encoding peroxisome biogenesis protein 3-2-like, with amino-acid sequence MLSVRDFWRRHRRKVFVTVGVLGSGYLLYKLYGAHRHGVQELERELAVQRETEELMKAQMQAHFENIQRMSDVTLPHAMHELSCRITEELDLSHLLERLIQGKGQPNTLTQSEKLDLWSRLKILSFTRMTLSVWATTMLSLYTKVQVNILGRHLYIDTARSLGISDSVESGDVVDREDQKKFLDSVDFLSQHGMPALISDMEAATKEVLKGKQLSTFFNSTTLHETIMQILNTFMSMGTPNSWIKYMIPEDVRPYSTTSGSDDPVPFDVTEFEQLMIEARAVLSSAEFGSIVEISLKAVVDTLVELMRTKFSGGSVAGGMPLARVLPQVAQMCPLLLGEPSKNQFIQIIKNIQEVELFFTLLYANMPHE